From one Pseudochaenichthys georgianus unplaced genomic scaffold, fPseGeo1.2 scaffold_549_arrow_ctg1, whole genome shotgun sequence genomic stretch:
- the LOC117443162 gene encoding olfactory receptor 6N2-like, translated as MTSAGFNVTSSLTLVGFSSMSGHSSLLFFVFLLLYLFVLFSDSLVIYIICSQRALHRPMFAFVASFLLNSLTASTVFYPKLLSDLLLSGAGLVQVSRTMCLCQGFLLSSLGGASFFVLSAMAFDRYLSICHPMHYAVLVTPAKVVLMLLLCWMLPVILVGVTTLLASRLPICRAQLNRAYCDIYSLVSLSCGGAAAQLSGIYILLITAVIVFPAAFILFSYARILFICLRRSRSFSSKALQTCLPHLLGFFNYSINICLDLMLRRLQSNRESDSTLITSMLMLLPTVLNPVVYGLKLKEVFTY; from the coding sequence ATGACGTCAGCAGGGTTTAACGTGACCTCGTCCCTGACGCTGGTCGGTTTCTCCTCGATGTCTGGCCACAGCTCGCTCTTATTCTTCGTGTTTTTGTTGCTGTACCTCTTCGTGTTGTTCAGTGACTCTCTGGTGATTTATATCATCTGTTCGCAGCGAGCTCTTCACCGGCCCATGTTTGCCTTCGTGGCATCATTTCTGCTGAACTCTCTCACAGCCAGCACCGTGTTTTATCCCAAACTTCTGTCTGATCTGTTGCTGTCCGGCGCCGGCTTGGTGCAGGTGTCCCGGACTATGTGTCTGTGCCAGGGTTTCTTACTTTCCTCTCTTGGTGGAGCTAGCTTCTTCGTGTTGTCGGCCATGGCCTTTGACCGCTACCTGTCCATCTGCCACCCGATGCACTACGCTGTGCTGGTAACTCCTGCCAAGGTGGTGCTGATGCTGCTTCTCTGCTGGATGCTGCCTGTTATTCTAGTGGGAGTCACAACGCTGCTGGCTAGCCGCTTACCGATCTGCAGGGCGCAGCTCAACAGGGCCTACTGCGACATCTACAGCCTTGTGAGCCTGAGCTGCggtggtgctgcagcacagctgAGTGGAATATACATTCTGCTGATCACAGCAGTTATTGTCTTCCCGGCCGCCTTCATTCTCTTCTCCTACGCTAGGATCCTCTTCATCTGCCTGCGGCGCTCACGTAGCTTCAGCAGCAAAGCTCTACAAACCTGTCTTCCTCACCTGCTCGGCTTCTTTAACTATTCCATCAACATCTGCTTAGATCTGATGCTTCGCCGCCTGCAGAGCAACAGAGAATCTGACTCCACCCTCATCACCTCCATGCTGATGCTACTACCTACTGTACTGAACCCCGTGGTGTACGGACTGAAGTTAAAGGAGGTGTTCACTTATTGA